A region of Myxococcus stipitatus DSM 14675 DNA encodes the following proteins:
- a CDS encoding cytochrome c biogenesis protein CcdA has protein sequence MSLGLPGIFLAGLLTFLSPCILPLVPFYLSFLAGVSLSQLRETGGTARRPWGVALAFSLGLATVFIALGMAATAVGGALSEHRDWLLRLGGVALLLLGLKQLGLIKLPWVDRESRPWLDRVRKGGSVAGAFLFGGAFALGWTPCIGPVLGAVLTYTAASTSEPLMGALYLGTYAAGLSVPLVLTAAIAPLALKWMERAKRHLRKFEMATGVLLVGVGVLLFTDSLQKLVPSVQAVEVAAPVQSSAPVTAEAAVCGTESEGACALPEQGFVPSSDAPSVLAGVKRPTMVEFVSQSCPVCQRMEPVVAMAAQVCSHEGVDVLRLDVGTAEGRQAANRHGVRGVPTFLFLDGAGQEVARRVGEQPLTSLREGLETIAGVRCAGLLPTEAPTAPQGSAGT, from the coding sequence ATGAGCCTGGGCCTTCCCGGCATCTTCCTCGCGGGGCTGCTGACGTTCCTGTCCCCCTGCATCCTCCCGCTGGTCCCCTTCTACCTGTCGTTCCTCGCGGGCGTGTCCCTGTCTCAGTTGCGAGAGACGGGCGGCACCGCGCGACGTCCCTGGGGCGTGGCGCTGGCGTTCTCGCTGGGGCTCGCGACGGTGTTCATCGCGCTGGGGATGGCGGCCACCGCCGTGGGCGGGGCGCTCTCGGAGCACCGCGACTGGCTCCTGCGCTTGGGTGGCGTCGCGCTGCTCCTGCTCGGACTCAAGCAGCTGGGGCTCATCAAGCTTCCCTGGGTGGACCGGGAGTCGCGGCCGTGGCTGGACCGCGTGCGCAAGGGGGGCAGTGTCGCGGGGGCCTTCTTGTTCGGCGGCGCCTTCGCGCTGGGCTGGACGCCGTGCATCGGCCCCGTGCTCGGGGCGGTGCTCACGTACACCGCCGCCTCCACCTCCGAGCCGCTGATGGGCGCGCTCTATCTGGGCACCTATGCCGCGGGACTGTCCGTCCCCCTGGTGCTCACGGCGGCCATCGCGCCCTTGGCGCTGAAGTGGATGGAGCGCGCGAAGCGCCACCTGCGCAAGTTCGAGATGGCCACGGGCGTGCTGCTCGTCGGCGTGGGGGTGTTGCTCTTCACTGACTCGCTGCAGAAGCTGGTGCCCTCGGTCCAGGCGGTGGAGGTCGCCGCTCCCGTGCAGTCGTCGGCGCCCGTGACGGCGGAGGCGGCGGTGTGTGGCACGGAGTCGGAGGGCGCGTGTGCGCTTCCGGAGCAGGGCTTTGTTCCCTCGAGCGACGCCCCCTCCGTGCTGGCTGGCGTCAAGCGCCCGACGATGGTGGAGTTCGTGAGCCAGAGCTGCCCCGTGTGTCAGCGGATGGAGCCCGTGGTGGCCATGGCGGCGCAGGTGTGCTCACACGAGGGAGTTGACGTCCTGCGTCTGGATGTCGGCACCGCGGAGGGGCGGCAGGCCGCGAACCGCCATGGCGTGCGAGGGGTGCCCACGTTCCTCTTCCTGGACGGTGCTGGCCAGGAGGTCGCGCGGCGGGTGGGCGAGCAGCCCCTGACCTCGCTCCGTGAGGGGCTGGAGACGATTGCCGGCGTGCGTTGTGCCGGCCTCCTCCCGACGGAGGCTCCCACGGCGCCCCAGGGGAGCGCCGGCACCTGA
- a CDS encoding rhodanese-like domain-containing protein, with protein MKLVLVAVAVLAGVLGVACTRERPEVRAEAHKWVESGALLVDVRTPEEFADGHLPGALNIPVDQLSERLGELGSPEKPVVVYCRSGKRSTRAETMLKERGFQQVLNLGPMSAWE; from the coding sequence ATGAAGCTCGTTCTCGTTGCTGTCGCAGTGCTCGCGGGTGTGCTGGGAGTCGCATGTACGCGCGAGCGGCCGGAAGTCCGTGCCGAGGCCCACAAGTGGGTGGAGTCCGGCGCCCTGCTGGTGGACGTTCGCACGCCGGAGGAGTTCGCGGACGGCCACCTGCCCGGTGCGTTGAACATCCCGGTGGACCAGCTCTCGGAGCGGCTGGGGGAGCTCGGCTCGCCCGAGAAGCCCGTGGTCGTCTATTGCCGCAGCGGCAAGCGCAGCACCCGTGCGGAGACGATGCTGAAGGAGCGAGGCTTCCAGCAGGTCCTCAACCTGGGGCCCATGTCGGCCTGGGAGTGA